One Chloroflexota bacterium genomic region harbors:
- a CDS encoding beta-galactosidase, producing MAQDNRFGIPGVPFPVGVEYYRPPTPKPEVWDEDFARLSAAGLRIVRSFPYWQWFEPSPGHYEMDDIDLLFDTAEKHGLYVWLDVPTATHGAGPDWLLRHYPDMQVVNYRNELVVQDAHPAYAQGAQVHCFDHPEFRRLAGDFLRHAINRYKDRPNLLIWGIWDGPNLSSAWAAQGEGFPCYCVHTLALYKAWLREQFTLDELNAVFDRRFRRWEDVEPPRSNRNVVEMRWYRRFHHENIANYLKWMMDLANSIDPVHEKRAHGGWRPQPKDEYCAPLVDSWGMSMASNHLLTVDDPNLIADRALGFDWSRQVGRNGRWWNEEIYAGMSRGGVTWNKQSHPCEQTMLLWMTLIGGAAGAMFWQYRPEYLSFESPGYNMVALDGEPTPRFRAVVEALEQIEGLSDHLPLEAPRADVAIVYDAHSHELFQFGQQDERFLADFRGVYRTLWLRGIPADPVTPKMDWSGYRLLVLPNVALMDDATRDHLVRALDENPEMQVLIEGSFGTYSHNGQSSYNPPEGFADRIGVRVADFSAVTESDIANGRNVLETPHGPVPITTTCGYALLEPQGSTEAVARIGDHTVAVRSGDGRITWYGLTLSAGFDDVAIPAVVQAAADAAGVSAPVAVDGDPIVPVRRRSKQGGWLVFVQNLSRQAASATLRPAWAVSEVTDLIAHAPVAIVDNGFPVTMKPWSVGVFHCDEA from the coding sequence ATGGCCCAGGACAATCGATTCGGCATCCCCGGCGTGCCGTTTCCCGTGGGGGTGGAGTACTACCGCCCGCCCACGCCCAAGCCCGAGGTCTGGGACGAAGACTTTGCGCGTCTGAGCGCCGCCGGGCTGCGCATCGTGCGCTCGTTTCCCTACTGGCAGTGGTTCGAGCCGAGCCCGGGCCACTACGAGATGGACGACATCGACCTGCTCTTCGACACCGCCGAAAAGCACGGGCTCTATGTCTGGCTCGACGTGCCCACGGCCACCCACGGCGCCGGTCCCGACTGGCTGCTGCGCCACTACCCCGACATGCAAGTCGTCAACTATCGCAACGAGCTCGTCGTCCAGGACGCGCACCCGGCCTATGCCCAGGGCGCCCAGGTCCATTGCTTCGACCACCCCGAGTTTCGCCGTCTGGCCGGCGACTTCCTGCGGCACGCCATCAACCGCTACAAGGACCGGCCCAATCTGCTCATTTGGGGCATCTGGGACGGGCCAAACCTGTCGTCGGCCTGGGCGGCCCAGGGTGAAGGCTTCCCCTGCTACTGCGTGCACACGCTCGCGCTGTACAAGGCGTGGCTGCGGGAGCAGTTCACCCTTGACGAGCTCAACGCCGTGTTCGACCGCCGCTTCCGCCGCTGGGAAGACGTCGAGCCGCCGCGATCCAACCGCAACGTCGTCGAAATGCGCTGGTACCGGCGCTTCCATCACGAGAACATCGCCAACTACCTGAAGTGGATGATGGACCTGGCGAACTCCATCGATCCGGTGCACGAAAAGCGCGCTCACGGCGGCTGGCGCCCGCAGCCCAAGGACGAATATTGCGCGCCCCTGGTGGACAGCTGGGGCATGTCCATGGCGTCCAACCACCTGCTCACGGTGGACGATCCGAACCTCATCGCCGACCGGGCGCTGGGCTTCGACTGGTCGCGCCAGGTGGGCCGCAACGGGCGGTGGTGGAACGAGGAGATCTACGCTGGCATGTCCCGCGGGGGCGTGACCTGGAACAAGCAGTCGCACCCCTGTGAGCAGACCATGCTGCTCTGGATGACGCTGATTGGCGGCGCGGCCGGCGCCATGTTCTGGCAATACCGGCCGGAGTACCTGAGCTTCGAGTCGCCCGGCTACAACATGGTGGCCCTGGACGGCGAGCCGACACCCCGCTTCCGCGCGGTGGTCGAGGCGCTGGAACAGATCGAGGGGCTGAGCGACCACCTGCCGCTGGAGGCGCCGCGCGCCGACGTGGCCATCGTCTACGACGCCCACTCGCACGAGCTGTTCCAGTTCGGCCAGCAGGACGAGCGCTTCCTGGCCGACTTTCGTGGCGTCTACCGCACGCTCTGGCTGCGGGGCATCCCGGCTGACCCGGTGACGCCCAAAATGGACTGGTCGGGCTACCGGCTGCTGGTGCTGCCGAACGTGGCGCTGATGGACGACGCGACGCGAGACCACCTGGTGCGCGCGCTGGACGAAAACCCGGAGATGCAGGTGCTCATCGAGGGCAGCTTCGGGACCTACTCGCACAACGGTCAGTCCAGCTACAACCCGCCGGAGGGCTTTGCCGACCGGATCGGCGTGCGTGTGGCAGACTTCTCGGCGGTGACCGAGAGCGACATCGCGAACGGGCGGAACGTCCTGGAGACCCCCCACGGCCCGGTGCCCATCACCACCACCTGCGGCTACGCCCTCCTCGAGCCGCAGGGCTCGACCGAAGCCGTCGCGCGAATCGGTGATCACACCGTGGCCGTGCGCAGCGGTGACGGCCGCATCACCTGGTATGGCCTGACCCTGTCGGCCGGATTCGACGACGTCGCCATTCCGGCGGTCGTGCAAGCGGCCGCTGACGCCGCGGGCGTCAGCGCCCCCGTCGCGGTTGACGGCGACCCCATCGTGCCGGTCCGCCGACGATCGAAGCAGGGCGGCTGGCTCGTCTTTGTGCAGAACCTGTCGCGGCAGGCGGCCTCGGCCACGCTGCGCCCGGCTTGGGCGGTATCGGAGGTCACGGACCTCATCGCCCACGCCCCGGTCGCCATCGTGGACAACGGCTTCCCGGTCACGATGAAGCCCTGGAGCGTCGGCGTGTTCCACTGCGACGAGGCCTAG
- a CDS encoding GH116 family glycosyl-hydrolase, whose translation MPQNGPDLNPAWPVLRSYRGARLRRVAMPIGGIGTGTVSLGGRGDLRDWEIVNRPAKGFVPNVPITRNMTEPRAFFAVRVQAQDRQPVTRLLERDLDPVDYEGTLGSPVPHHGLPRFADASFHAAYPLAQVCLQDPDIPVDLRLEAFNPLIPGRADDSGLPVAVLRWVAANPSNVPVRVSVCAALANFIGTDGKHGEPKRNVNRWRLGNGLRGLDMRSDGVPADAEQGGILALTVLDAPDHTVTARTAWYDVPWGDALLDFWDDFSADGRLVDRPPGAADSPTASLAAAVDLGPGEERAVTFLLAWHFPNRLTWDVMRTGDDRADWVGNHYATRVPDAWAAAEDAAARLPDLERDTVRFVRAFCDADIPDAIKEAALFNLSTLRSQTAFRSADGGLYGFEGCFDDAGAGFGTCTHVWNYEHATGFLFGDLARVMREVEFNESTGSDGHMEFRAALPRGRSSDWGLAAADGQLGCLVKLYRDWQLSGDDDFLRRVWPGARRALEFCWIEGGWDADRDGVMEGCQHNTMDVEYFGPNPEIGGWYLAALRAGEEMAAHLGETEFAAECRRLFEQGHAWIDGNLFNGDYYEHQIRPQSDRSRIAPGLRRPEKYAAQNLEAPEHQVGSGCLVGQLVGQAAARLSGLGPLLDPDHVAATLCSIMRQNFRPSMRGHVNHFRSYALADEAGLVIAAYPRGDRPERPFPYCNEVWSGLEYTAAVGMLQEGQPDAALRVIEAVRARHDGARRNPFDEPEYGHHYARAMAAWGAVVAVAGFSHSAVRGEMRFAAAPGTVFWSNGSAWGTCTRTRDDQGWNVRLDVLGGEVNLRAFELTNVGRAEFVPARLVGAGDHLSLHIEA comes from the coding sequence ATGCCCCAGAACGGACCGGACCTCAACCCCGCCTGGCCCGTGCTGCGCAGCTATCGCGGCGCCCGCTTGCGGCGCGTGGCCATGCCTATTGGCGGCATCGGCACGGGTACCGTCTCGCTAGGCGGACGCGGCGATCTGCGCGACTGGGAAATCGTCAACCGACCCGCCAAGGGCTTCGTCCCCAACGTGCCCATCACGCGCAACATGACCGAGCCCCGCGCCTTCTTCGCCGTCCGTGTGCAAGCCCAGGACCGGCAACCCGTCACGCGGCTGCTGGAGCGCGACCTCGACCCGGTCGACTACGAGGGGACGCTCGGCTCCCCTGTCCCCCACCACGGCCTGCCGCGCTTCGCCGACGCATCGTTCCACGCCGCCTATCCGCTGGCGCAGGTGTGCCTGCAGGATCCGGACATTCCCGTTGACCTCCGCCTCGAAGCCTTCAACCCGCTGATCCCCGGCCGCGCCGACGACAGCGGCCTGCCCGTGGCCGTCCTGCGCTGGGTGGCCGCCAACCCGTCAAACGTTCCCGTTCGAGTCTCGGTCTGCGCCGCCTTGGCCAACTTCATCGGCACAGACGGCAAGCACGGCGAGCCGAAGCGCAACGTCAACCGTTGGCGCCTGGGCAATGGCCTCCGCGGGCTCGATATGCGCTCCGACGGCGTTCCCGCCGACGCCGAGCAGGGGGGGATCCTGGCCCTCACGGTCCTCGACGCCCCCGATCACACGGTCACCGCGCGCACGGCTTGGTACGACGTTCCCTGGGGCGACGCGCTGCTCGACTTCTGGGACGATTTCAGCGCGGACGGGCGGCTGGTCGACCGTCCGCCCGGCGCCGCCGATTCACCCACGGCCTCTCTTGCCGCCGCCGTGGACCTGGGTCCGGGCGAAGAGCGCGCCGTCACCTTCCTGCTCGCCTGGCACTTCCCCAACCGTCTCACCTGGGACGTCATGCGCACCGGCGACGACCGCGCCGACTGGGTCGGGAATCACTACGCCACCCGCGTCCCCGACGCCTGGGCCGCCGCCGAGGACGCCGCCGCCCGCCTGCCCGACCTCGAGCGAGACACCGTCCGGTTCGTGCGCGCCTTTTGTGACGCCGACATCCCTGACGCGATCAAGGAAGCCGCGCTGTTCAACCTCAGCACCCTGCGCTCGCAGACCGCCTTTCGCAGCGCCGATGGCGGCCTCTACGGCTTCGAGGGCTGCTTCGACGACGCGGGCGCGGGCTTCGGCACCTGCACGCACGTCTGGAACTACGAGCACGCCACGGGCTTTCTCTTCGGCGACCTGGCCCGCGTTATGCGCGAGGTCGAGTTCAACGAATCCACCGGCAGCGACGGCCACATGGAGTTCCGCGCGGCGCTCCCCCGTGGGCGCTCGTCCGACTGGGGTCTGGCCGCCGCCGACGGCCAGCTCGGCTGCCTGGTCAAGCTCTACCGCGACTGGCAGCTCAGCGGTGACGACGACTTCCTGCGGCGCGTCTGGCCCGGCGCCCGCCGCGCGCTGGAGTTCTGCTGGATCGAGGGCGGCTGGGACGCCGACCGCGACGGCGTCATGGAGGGCTGCCAGCACAACACCATGGACGTGGAGTACTTCGGCCCCAACCCCGAGATCGGCGGCTGGTACCTGGCCGCGCTGCGTGCCGGGGAGGAGATGGCGGCGCACCTCGGCGAGACCGAGTTCGCCGCCGAGTGCCGCCGCCTGTTCGAACAGGGCCACGCCTGGATCGACGGCAACCTCTTCAACGGCGACTACTACGAGCACCAGATCCGGCCGCAGTCCGACCGCTCGCGCATCGCCCCCGGGCTGCGGCGACCCGAGAAGTACGCTGCCCAAAACCTCGAGGCCCCCGAGCACCAGGTCGGCAGCGGCTGCCTCGTGGGCCAGCTCGTCGGTCAGGCCGCCGCCCGCCTCAGCGGACTCGGCCCCCTGCTCGATCCCGACCACGTGGCCGCGACGCTGTGTTCCATCATGCGCCAAAACTTCCGCCCGTCGATGCGGGGCCACGTCAACCACTTCCGCAGCTACGCCCTCGCCGACGAAGCCGGTCTCGTTATCGCCGCCTATCCGCGCGGCGATCGCCCCGAGCGCCCGTTCCCCTACTGCAACGAGGTCTGGTCCGGCCTCGAGTACACCGCCGCCGTCGGCATGTTGCAGGAGGGCCAGCCGGACGCCGCGCTGCGGGTGATCGAGGCCGTGCGCGCCCGGCATGACGGCGCCCGGCGCAATCCCTTCGACGAACCGGAGTACGGCCATCACTACGCCCGCGCCATGGCCGCCTGGGGAGCGGTCGTCGCCGTCGCTGGTTTTAGCCATTCCGCGGTCCGCGGCGAGATGCGCTTCGCCGCCGCCCCCGGCACGGTCTTCTGGTCCAACGGCTCCGCCTGGGGCACCTGCACGCGCACCAGGGACGACCAAGGCTGGAATGTGCGCCTCGACGTCCTCGGCGGCGAGGTCAACCTGCGCGCCTTCGAGCTCACCAACGTGGGACGGGCGGAGTTTGTCCCCGCGCGCCTAGTCGGCGCGGGCGATCACCTGTCGCTGCACATCGAGGCCTAG
- a CDS encoding exo-alpha-sialidase, with amino-acid sequence MPVEGDYECFSDDWRRTNPDLVFFLPKQPPEWVEAVDHVLVSETPGGDLLAIWTYGTKADASDHTVLYARSEDGGRIWSEPGEFDPPGPKPGQASCFGFPVISRTGRIYAFYNKGTGIGLSYQTSFLRCSYSDDDGRTWTPGGVDISYRRTILSHPDPSIGTNSIVWQKPIRDALDRVLVGYTEWASPAARQVTGVRRPDGKVQYYRSDCRCQFMRFDNIDEDPEPRDVKITWLPDDEELITVPLESDPEAPEGSSFCQEPAPVLLPDDRLFTVMRTRNGQIWYTVSDDHGHSWRPTEMLRYKDGGEPMENPVSPTPLYRLNDGRYLQLLQNHDGYGYGAVGIGDSNSSRRPQFISLGEYRPDAHQPIWFSDPVLLFDTNCVGVPPFYKWWLSMYASLTELNGERIFWYSDRKVFGLGRYITDEMLAEMPVPE; translated from the coding sequence ATGCCGGTCGAGGGCGACTACGAGTGCTTCAGCGACGATTGGCGCCGCACGAATCCTGACCTGGTCTTCTTCCTGCCCAAGCAGCCGCCCGAGTGGGTGGAGGCGGTAGATCACGTGCTGGTGTCCGAGACGCCGGGCGGCGATCTGCTGGCCATCTGGACCTATGGCACCAAGGCGGACGCCTCGGACCACACGGTGCTCTATGCGCGCAGCGAGGACGGCGGGCGCATCTGGTCCGAGCCGGGTGAGTTCGACCCGCCGGGACCCAAACCCGGCCAGGCGTCGTGCTTCGGGTTTCCGGTGATCAGCCGCACGGGCCGCATCTATGCCTTCTACAACAAGGGGACAGGCATCGGGCTGAGCTATCAGACCAGCTTCCTGCGCTGCAGCTATTCCGACGACGACGGTCGCACCTGGACGCCGGGCGGCGTGGACATTTCCTACCGACGCACGATCCTGAGCCATCCCGACCCGAGCATTGGCACGAACTCGATCGTGTGGCAGAAGCCGATCCGGGACGCGCTGGACCGGGTGCTGGTGGGCTACACCGAGTGGGCCTCGCCGGCGGCGCGGCAGGTGACCGGAGTGCGCCGGCCGGACGGCAAGGTGCAGTACTACCGCAGTGACTGCCGCTGCCAGTTCATGCGCTTCGACAACATCGACGAGGACCCCGAGCCGCGCGACGTGAAAATCACGTGGCTGCCGGACGACGAAGAGCTGATCACGGTGCCGCTCGAAAGCGACCCGGAGGCCCCAGAAGGCTCGTCGTTCTGCCAGGAACCGGCGCCGGTGCTGCTGCCCGACGACCGGCTGTTCACGGTGATGCGCACGCGAAACGGACAGATCTGGTACACGGTTTCGGACGACCACGGCCACTCGTGGCGGCCCACCGAGATGCTGCGCTACAAGGACGGCGGCGAGCCGATGGAGAACCCGGTGTCGCCGACGCCGCTCTACCGCCTCAACGACGGACGCTATCTCCAACTGCTCCAGAATCACGACGGGTACGGCTACGGTGCGGTGGGCATCGGCGACTCGAACAGCAGCCGCCGGCCGCAGTTCATTTCGCTGGGCGAGTACCGCCCCGACGCGCACCAGCCGATCTGGTTCAGCGACCCGGTACTGCTCTTCGACACCAACTGCGTGGGCGTGCCACCGTTCTACAAATGGTGGCTCTCGATGTACGCCAGCCTGACGGAGCTGAACGGCGAGCGGATTTTTTGGTACTCGGACCGCAAGGTCTTCGGGCTGGGCCGCTACATCACGGACGAGATGCTGGCGGAGATGCCGGTGCCGGAGTGA